The uncultured Fretibacterium sp. genomic interval GGGCGACGACCCCCGGATATCCCATGCGTCCGACCGTCTCCACCAGCCACGCCGTTATCCTTCTCAGGAGCTCGGCCATCGGCCCGGCAAAACAAAGGGCCAGAACCGCACAGAGCAGCAGGACCAGGACAGCCGCCATGGCCACCCATCCGCGCCGGCTCAAGCCCAGGCCTCCTCGAGCAACACCCCGGACGCCACCAGAGCCGTCCTGCCCTTGAGCCAGGCATGGACGGAACCGTTCCCCGAGGCGAAATCCAGGCGAACCGTATTGACGCCCCCGGGGTTGGTCACGCGTATGGGAGACCCTATCCCCCAGACCTCGGCCGCAGCAATGGCAACGGCGACGCACCCCGTCCCGCAGGAGTCCGTCAGGTCCTCGACGCCCCGTTCGTAGGTGACCGCACTCATCTCATCCGGGGACGTGCGGCGGGCAAAATTGACGTTGGCCCCTTCGGGGAAGAGCTCCGTATTCCAGCGCACCTCCCGCCCCATCTCCCGCATGGCGTCCCGCGAATAGTCCTCGTCCGTGAGCAGAACGCAGTGGGGCACGCCGACGGTGAGGAAGACGAACGGGAACGTGACGCCCCCGGCACGGAGGCTCCACCCAAAGGTCCCCCTGGCGAGGTCGATGTTCCCCATATCCAGCTCGACGAACG includes:
- the dapF gene encoding diaminopimelate epimerase, which gives rise to MDFFKVHGNGNDFIVLDNREGRLSDSDLRSAAMALCRRRASVGADGLMAVERAGEAEGVDFRMRIFNADGSEAAMCGNGARALARYAYEQGIAASPMRFATGAGMVEATVEPPFVELDMGNIDLARGTFGWSLRAGGVTFPFVFLTVGVPHCVLLTDEDYSRDAMREMGREVRWNTELFPEGANVNFARRTSPDEMSAVTYERGVEDLTDSCGTGCVAVAIAAAEVWGIGSPIRVTNPGGVNTVRLDFASGNGSVHAWLKGRTALVASGVLLEEAWA